A single genomic interval of Aedes aegypti strain LVP_AGWG chromosome 1, AaegL5.0 Primary Assembly, whole genome shotgun sequence harbors:
- the LOC5575644 gene encoding scaffold protein salvador: MLSRKSKDKSIKDGVVGKYVKRDTPPEIPIINVLTNESQGKNKLTKGRRSSQQIFGVNNAGQPNNANIYVPGPLMPNNNNNLNNVQKFGNIKVTASMGGLGHEGKYTPSNRIPNLAQKFVNLSLQSEQPNILNPTNSVLMMTNNKNQQLHQQHQQHALAMAMKPSNLNLAAANNVNERQNNNSHGNYVDIETIDQILMQQSEADKAANQYRLQQLQQAQQQQHLRQQYISNFERKYPYNQLHHNATNSNHRNGFENYGNLLRNNSPTMAAASSNVNLANEPQSPFARQFSTRQQLPIPKTDQYHIYENPIQINRSESPIYSNTNSANIYQSYSNNSSHQSLFSNITNTSSNVAAVSSSINYLAARGQQPQPQQPLYSNVENNGMTYGEALLHNARHGSSGAVQQQHQQPTPESSSSTTEEELPLPPGWSVDYTLRGRKYYIDHNTKTTHWSHPLEREGLPTGWERHESAQHGTFYYNCITGQAQDSHPYLTSCFLHHATPVDIPRPLIATHTHYTPHSALVPANPYLLEAVPEWLEFYAKSSPENDHKLKWDMFQLQQLESIAGMLTKLFRQECHMIVVKYETLRIAIRSIMEEKKRLAYLTNNESNT, translated from the exons ATGCTTTCGCGCAAGAGCAAGGATAAGTCCATCAAGGATGGAGTCGTTGGAAAGTATGTCAAACGGGATACGCCACCGGAAATACCAA TTATCAACGTGCTGACCAATGAGTCGCAGGGAAAGAACAAACTCACTAAAGGCCGTCGAAGTTCACAGCAGATCTTTGGGGTCAACAACGCAGGCCAGCCCAACAACGCCAACATCTACGTTCCCGGACCGTTGATGCCcaataacaacaacaacctGAACAACGTCCAGAAGTTCGGTAACATCAAAGTGACGGCATCGATGGGTGGCCTCGGTCATGAGGGCAAGTATACGCCCAGCAACAGGATTCCCAATCTGGCCCAAAAGTTCGTCAACCTTTCGCTGCAAAGCGAGCAGCCCAACATACTGAATCCGACCAACAGCGTACTGATGATGACCAACAACAAGAACCAGCAGCTGCATCAGCAGCACCAACAGCACGCCCTGGCCATGGCAATGAAGCCGTCTAACTTGAACCTGGCCGCAGCCAACAATGTCAACGAACGTCAGAACAACAACAGCCACGGAAACTACGTAGACATCGAAACCATCGACCAGATCCTCATGCAGCAAAGCGAAGCCGACAAAGCAGCAAATCAGTACCGCCTTCAGCAACTTCAGCAAGCTCAACAGCAGCAACATCTTCGGCAGCAGTACATCTCCAACTTTGAACGGAAATATCCCTACAATCAGCTGCACCACAACGCCACCAACAGCAACCATCGGAATGGCTTCGAGAACTACGGTAACCTGCTAAGGAATAACAGCCCGACCATGGCTGCGGCATCCAGCAACGTCAACCTCGCCAACGAACCACAATCACCCTTCGCGCGCCAATTCTCGACCCGACAGCAGCTGCCCATCCCGAAAACAGACCAGTACCACATCTACGAGAACCCGATCCAGATCAACCGATCCGAGTCGCCCATCTACAGCAATACCAATTCGGCCAATATATACCAGAGCTACAGCAACAACTCCTCGCATCAATCGCTGTTCTCCAACATCACCAACACCTCCAGTAACGTGGCCGCCGTTTCGTCTTCCATCAACTACCTGGCCGCCCGGGGTCAACAGCCCCAACCTCAGCAGCCGCTCTACTCCAACGTCGAGAACAATGGCATGACTTACGGCGAAGCCCTACTGCACAACGCTCGCCATGGTTCTTCCGGTGCCGTCCAGCAACAGCATCAACAGCCCACGCCGGAAAGCAGCAGTTCGACGACCGAGGAGGAACTCCCACTACCCCCTGGCTGGTCCGTGGACTACACGCTGCGTGGCCGCAAATATTACATCGACCACAACACCAAGACTACGCATTGGTCCCATCCGCTGGAGCGGGAAGGACTTCCCACGGGTTGGGAACGGCACGAGTCCGCCCAGCACGGTACCTTCTACTACAA TTGCATCACTGGACAGGCCCAGGACAGTCATCCGTATCTGACGTCATGCTTTCTACATCACGCGACCCCGGTGGACATCCCGAGGCCGCTGATAGCCACCCACACGCACTACACGCCGCACAGTGCGCTGGTCCCGGCCAATCCCTATCTCTTGGAAGCCGTCCCCGAGTGGTTGGAGTTCTACGCGAAGT CCTCGCCGGAAAACGACCACAAACTCAAGTGGGACATGTTCCAGCTGCAGCAACTGGAAAGCATAGCCGGTATGCTGACCAAACTGTTCCGACAGGAGTGCCACATGATCGTGGTGAAGTACGAAACGCTAAG GATAGCGATCCGATCGATCATGGAGGAGAAGAAACGTCTAGCCTATCTGACCAACAACGAATCGAACACTTGA